One window from the genome of Nicotiana sylvestris chromosome 9, ASM39365v2, whole genome shotgun sequence encodes:
- the LOC138877692 gene encoding uncharacterized protein: MLADSFIKAHAGAVKVATRKYDVFKINQRENEMLREFVSHFQMEQMELPPISDDWVVQAFTQGLNERSSVASKQLKQNLVEYPTVTWSDVHNRYQSKIRVKDDQLGAPSGSVSKKAYGERAKPNKERYQPYTEDRRNAPRRNPPRIDRRIDRGQNPQGLISRAGFDRNVGPTEASRLSEYNFNIDISNIVFAISKIRDAMWPRPVQSDPSQRNHNLVCEFHNTHGHRTEDYHRLREEVARLLNNGHLKEFLSDRAKNQFRERKTTKKNKTN, translated from the coding sequence ATGCTGGCGGATTCCTTCATAAAAGCGCATGCGGGGGCCGTCAAGGTGGCCACAAGGAAAtacgacgtcttcaagatcaaccaaagagagaacgaaatgctgcgagAGTTTGTATCTCACTTCCAAATGGAacaaatggaactaccaccgaTCTCTGATGACTGggtagtgcaggccttcactcaaggtctaaatgaacgaagctcagtggcttcaaAGCAGTTGAAACAGAATTTGGTTGAGTATCCcactgtgacctggtcggacgtccacaaccgataccagtcgaagatcagaGTCAAAGATGACcagctaggagccccctcgggctctgTATCCAAGAAGGCCTATGGCGAAAGAGCAAAGCCAAATAAAGAAAGATatcaaccatacaccgaagacagaaggaacgcccCAAGACGCAACCCACCTCGCAtcgatcgaaggatagaccggGGACAAAATCCTCAGGGACTCATCAGTAGAGCTGGATTCGATAGGAACGTAGGGCCAACGGAGGCATCtcgcttatcagaatacaacttcaacatcgatatatcgaacatcgtgttcgccattagTAAAATTAGAGACGCCATGTGGCctaggcctgtacaatcagatccttctcaaaggaatcataacttagtgtgtgaatttcacaacacgcacggccacaggaccgaggattacCACCGGctccgagaagaggtagcccgactacttaacAATGGTCACCTCaaggaattcctcagcgaccgagccaaaaatcagttccgagaaagaaAGACGACCAAGAAGAACAAAACAAATTAG